A part of Haliotis asinina isolate JCU_RB_2024 chromosome 10, JCU_Hal_asi_v2, whole genome shotgun sequence genomic DNA contains:
- the LOC137298294 gene encoding uncharacterized protein produces the protein MGYQMSGPLLCLAVIALLLSGGLARRQVSQLLLLEKMVTNNARRIGEIQGKNTQEIEKLKRGLNNRIEERVKYLLRKWAGMPEIPIYCPYPVLSDKLLEVACEGPFTEGQTCMLKCPKSIPLKGSTNITCTRSANDYTGYWTAVEGEEPKCDVPTCPPLPAPRNGALVCEEWSGGSLCQIQCQEEYDIPINGAKQTIFHCSRNGVWNLQNVPYCAYREFGDRLRMQENFYFREQCNPRNLRMKESFLEVVRRSDLCPDSKYCTVDNVEVKCGDAVEEDDWGF, from the exons ATGGGTTATCAAATGAGTGGTCCTCTTTTGTGTCTTGCTGTGATAGCACTCTTACTGTCCGGTGGCCTTGCACGCCGACAAGTTTCTCAGTTGCTTCTTCTTGAGAAAATGGTGACAAATAATGCCAGGAGGATAGGCGAAATTCAAGGGAAAAACACACAGGAAATTGAGAAACTGAAACGTGGACTTAACAATCGTATTGAGGAACGCGTCAAGTATCTTCTCCGGAAGTGGGCAGGAATGCCTGAAATAC CAATCTACTGCCCATACCCCGTTTTGTCTGATAAATTATTGGAGGTGGCTTGTGAAGGGCCGTTCACGGAGGGTCAGACCTGTATGCTCAAGTGCCCCAAGTCAATTCCACTGAAAGGCTCCACTAATATCACATGCACTCGTTCTGCAAATGACTATACAGGCTACTGGACAGCAGTCGAGGGTGAAGAGCCAAAATGTGATG TGCCAACATGTCCACCATTGCCGGCACCTCGAAATGGTGCTCTGGTGTGTGAGGAATGGTCCGGCGGTTCCCTTTGCCAGATACAGTGCCAAGAAGAATATGATATTCCAATCAATGGCGCCAAGCAGACGATTTTCCATTGCTCccgtaatggtgtttggaatcTACAGAATGTACCATATTGTGCAT ATCGTGAATTTGGCGATAGATTAAGGATGCAGGAGAATTTCTATTTCCGGGAACAGTGCAATCCCAGAAATTTACGTATGAAGGAGTCCTTCCTGGAGGTGGTAAGAAGGTCAGATCTTTGTCCAGATAGTAAGTACTGCACCGTGGATAATGTGGAGGTCAAGTGCGGCGATGCAGTTGAAGAGGATGATTGGGGCTTCTAA